A window from Actinomycetospora corticicola encodes these proteins:
- a CDS encoding TIM barrel protein, whose protein sequence is MSLAVNVSIRYPDVPVLERPARARADGFTVVESWWPFPTAGPAAAEVDAFCSSVTDAGVELIAMNLFGGDMAAGERGIVGDRPAEFADSLAVGLEIGRRLGARMHNTLVGRGPVSDVAVERLAEACATAAAQGSVLLIEPLSAMADYPVLTTNDAFALVERVGVGAGVLADLYHLAVNGEDVDAAIAARGAEFTHAQIADAPGRGAPGTGSLPLARWLRSLRAVGYEGWVALEHVPAAGEH, encoded by the coding sequence GCGGCCCGCGCGCGCCCGCGCGGACGGCTTCACCGTCGTCGAGTCCTGGTGGCCCTTCCCGACGGCAGGTCCTGCCGCGGCCGAGGTGGACGCGTTCTGCTCCTCCGTGACCGATGCCGGCGTCGAGCTGATCGCGATGAACCTCTTCGGCGGCGACATGGCCGCCGGTGAGCGCGGGATCGTCGGGGACCGCCCGGCGGAGTTCGCCGACTCGCTCGCGGTCGGGCTGGAGATCGGACGCCGGCTCGGAGCGCGCATGCACAACACGCTGGTCGGCCGGGGCCCGGTGTCCGACGTGGCGGTGGAGCGGCTGGCCGAGGCGTGTGCGACGGCCGCGGCGCAGGGCTCGGTGCTGCTGATCGAGCCGTTGTCGGCCATGGCCGACTACCCGGTCCTGACGACGAACGACGCGTTCGCGCTGGTCGAGCGGGTGGGCGTGGGGGCGGGGGTCCTGGCGGACCTCTACCACCTGGCGGTCAACGGCGAGGACGTCGACGCGGCGATCGCGGCCCGCGGGGCGGAGTTCACGCACGCGCAGATCGCGGACGCGCCCGGCCGGGGCGCCCCGGGGACGGGGTCGTTGCCGCTCGCCCGGTGGCTACGGTCGTTGCGGGCCGTGGGCTACGAGGGGTGGGTGGCGCTGGAGCATGTGCCTGCGGCAGGTGAGCACTGA